One window of Acidobacteriaceae bacterium genomic DNA carries:
- a CDS encoding DUF5107 domain-containing protein, whose product MRGANPVNVANKCEAVSCYEREIILPTYPVQDADPNPMFLEKRVYQGSSGKVYPNPFTDRVALTREDRSYRAIFLENEFVRLMILPEIGGRIHAATDKTNQYDFFYRQQVIKPALVGLLGPWISGGVEFNWPQHHRPSTYMPVHAAIEHNDEGGCTVWLSEHDPMLRMKGMVGIHLAPGKSIIEARVRLFNRTPLPQTFLWWANVAVRVHDQYQSFFPPDVSFVADHAKRAISSFPIARNFYYGVDYRPGTDISWYKNIPVPTSYMVTESKYDFFGGYDHAQRAGVVHTSNHRIAPGKKQWTWGNAEFGYAWDRNLTDEDGPYVELMAGAYTDNQPDFSWLQPYETKTFSQYWYPIQEIGPAKNANTEAALNLEFRDGRILAGVCVTSLRTIRVLLARDGVALFDETVEAAPGRPFTRTIEFATEDPTHFRLAILAEDGCELLAWQPESLPERELPAPATEPPLPAEIDSTEELYLTGLHLEQYRHATRSPEAYWSEGLRRDPDDARLNNAMGLALLRNGLFTEAEQHFARAVRRLTFRNPNPYDGEPFYNLGLACLYQGKDADAYTAFHKAVWNYAWQSAGYFWLASLSLKRGELALALEQIERSLSTNTPNLSARALKASVLRRIGRAQATREIIDKTLALDPLFFRMVAERFLLSRDPADLEAFFQSLEGDVQTLLDVVYELAWAGLHEDAFTLLKAAADTVHFKHPMIGYTLAWLVSQLGRATEAKPFIDWAEAASPLYCFPARLEEMLVLEDTIVRRPESARAHCYLGNLYYDKRRYQGAIHCWRRSVELDASYSVPWRNLGLAEFNVLHDPVAADRMYERAFAANPRDARLLYEWDQLKKRDGLASPDDRLRILEQHNELVNHRDDLTVELITLLNQTGRFAEALRRLESRRFSPWEGGEGLVSAQFVFAHKALGHAALVTDDAAKALKHFEAARDYPENLGEGKHLLTLERDLDILCGLAAEQLGDGADAQRYWRAAAAPLPSVGYHSFFQAFAVQRLGNPQEAREILCGLAHFAGTQMNIEPRIDYFATSLPNFLLFDDDLAKRNRIECTFLKGLAHYGLGEIDSATREIENVLSEDPNYLAALEIISWIKTGTRVAPAMAEAESIR is encoded by the coding sequence GTGCGGGGTGCGAATCCGGTGAATGTTGCGAACAAGTGCGAAGCCGTGAGCTGCTACGAACGGGAGATCATACTTCCGACGTATCCTGTGCAGGATGCCGATCCTAACCCCATGTTCCTCGAGAAACGTGTCTACCAGGGAAGCAGCGGCAAGGTCTACCCGAACCCGTTCACTGATCGCGTCGCCCTGACGAGAGAGGATAGATCCTATCGCGCGATATTCCTCGAAAACGAGTTCGTTCGGCTAATGATCCTACCGGAGATCGGCGGGAGAATTCACGCGGCCACCGACAAGACGAATCAGTACGATTTCTTTTATCGCCAGCAGGTGATCAAGCCCGCGTTAGTCGGCCTGCTCGGGCCGTGGATCTCAGGGGGGGTAGAGTTCAATTGGCCGCAGCATCACCGTCCCTCCACCTACATGCCCGTCCATGCCGCGATTGAACACAATGATGAAGGCGGCTGTACGGTGTGGCTCAGCGAGCATGACCCCATGTTGCGCATGAAGGGGATGGTTGGCATCCATCTTGCGCCTGGTAAGTCGATCATTGAGGCACGTGTGAGGCTCTTCAATCGCACGCCGCTGCCGCAAACTTTTCTATGGTGGGCCAATGTCGCGGTGCGGGTGCACGATCAGTACCAGAGCTTTTTCCCGCCCGACGTGAGCTTCGTCGCGGATCACGCCAAACGTGCCATCTCTTCGTTCCCGATCGCGCGGAACTTCTACTACGGAGTTGATTACCGCCCGGGCACCGACATTTCGTGGTACAAGAACATCCCCGTACCCACTTCATACATGGTGACGGAGTCGAAGTACGATTTCTTCGGCGGTTACGATCACGCGCAACGTGCCGGTGTGGTGCACACCTCAAACCACCGTATAGCGCCTGGCAAAAAACAGTGGACGTGGGGCAACGCCGAGTTTGGCTACGCCTGGGATCGCAACCTGACAGATGAAGATGGTCCTTACGTAGAGTTAATGGCCGGCGCTTACACCGACAACCAGCCCGACTTCTCCTGGCTTCAACCGTACGAGACCAAGACCTTCAGCCAGTACTGGTATCCGATCCAGGAGATCGGACCGGCAAAAAATGCCAATACCGAGGCCGCGCTGAATCTCGAATTTCGCGACGGCCGAATCTTGGCGGGCGTCTGCGTAACCTCCTTACGCACTATTCGAGTGCTGCTTGCACGCGATGGAGTTGCCCTCTTTGACGAAACCGTCGAAGCCGCTCCGGGCAGACCTTTCACCAGGACTATTGAATTCGCCACAGAGGATCCGACCCACTTCCGCCTTGCCATTCTTGCGGAAGACGGCTGCGAACTGCTTGCCTGGCAACCGGAGTCATTGCCAGAACGTGAGCTTCCAGCGCCCGCTACCGAACCTCCATTGCCAGCGGAAATCGACAGCACGGAGGAACTCTACCTTACCGGCCTGCATCTGGAGCAGTACCGGCACGCGACGCGCTCGCCCGAGGCGTATTGGAGCGAGGGCCTGCGCCGCGATCCCGATGACGCGCGCCTGAACAATGCCATGGGCCTCGCGCTGTTGCGCAACGGCCTCTTCACCGAAGCCGAGCAGCACTTCGCGCGGGCGGTTCGCCGCCTGACCTTCCGCAACCCCAATCCTTACGACGGGGAGCCGTTTTATAACCTCGGCCTGGCGTGTCTCTATCAGGGCAAGGACGCAGATGCCTACACCGCTTTTCATAAGGCCGTATGGAATTACGCATGGCAGAGCGCGGGCTACTTCTGGCTTGCCAGCCTCAGCCTCAAGCGCGGTGAGCTTGCTCTCGCTCTTGAGCAGATAGAGCGGAGCCTCTCGACAAACACGCCAAACCTAAGCGCGCGAGCATTGAAGGCAAGCGTATTGCGCCGCATAGGGCGCGCGCAGGCGACTCGAGAGATCATAGACAAAACTCTGGCTCTCGATCCTCTCTTCTTCCGCATGGTCGCCGAGCGTTTTCTGCTCAGCCGCGATCCTGCGGATCTGGAAGCATTCTTTCAATCACTTGAAGGCGATGTGCAGACGCTGCTCGACGTGGTTTACGAACTCGCTTGGGCGGGTCTGCACGAAGATGCGTTCACGCTACTCAAGGCCGCCGCCGATACGGTTCACTTCAAACATCCGATGATCGGCTACACGCTCGCGTGGCTCGTTTCACAGCTAGGCCGCGCGACAGAGGCAAAGCCATTCATCGACTGGGCCGAAGCCGCATCGCCGCTCTACTGCTTCCCTGCGCGTCTCGAAGAGATGCTCGTGCTGGAGGATACCATCGTGCGGCGCCCTGAATCCGCTCGCGCACACTGCTACCTCGGCAACCTCTACTACGACAAACGCCGCTACCAAGGCGCAATTCATTGCTGGCGCCGGTCCGTAGAGCTCGATGCCTCCTACTCCGTTCCATGGCGCAATCTCGGCCTCGCCGAGTTCAACGTCCTCCACGATCCCGTTGCAGCGGACCGCATGTATGAACGCGCCTTTGCCGCCAATCCGCGCGATGCGCGCCTTTTGTATGAATGGGACCAACTGAAGAAACGGGACGGCCTCGCCTCGCCGGATGATCGTCTTCGCATACTGGAGCAGCACAACGAGCTCGTCAATCATCGCGACGATCTCACGGTCGAACTCATTACGCTGCTTAATCAGACCGGACGTTTCGCGGAAGCGCTCCGCCGCCTCGAGTCGCGACGTTTCAGCCCTTGGGAGGGCGGTGAAGGCCTCGTCTCAGCGCAGTTCGTCTTCGCGCACAAGGCTCTCGGCCATGCCGCTCTCGTCACAGATGACGCCGCTAAAGCGCTGAAGCACTTCGAGGCTGCCCGCGACTATCCGGAAAATCTCGGCGAGGGCAAGCACCTGCTCACCTTGGAGCGCGATCTGGATATTCTCTGCGGTCTCGCTGCCGAACAACTGGGCGATGGCGCCGACGCGCAGAGGTATTGGCGAGCGGCCGCAGCGCCGCTGCCTTCCGTTGGGTATCATTCGTTTTTCCAGGCGTTCGCAGTCCAAAGGCTCGGCAACCCGCAGGAGGCCCGCGAGATCCTCTGTGGTCTCGCCCACTTCGCGGGTACACAAATGAACATCGAGCCCAGGATCGACTACTTCGCCACTTCCCTGCCCAATTTCCTGCTCTTCGACGACGACCTTGCAAAGCGCAATCGCATCGAGTGCACCTTCCTGAAAGGGCTTGCGCATTACGGCCTGGGAGAAATCGACTCAGCGACACGTGAGATCGAGAACGTTCTTTCCGAGGATCCCAATTACCT
- a CDS encoding tetratricopeptide repeat protein, giving the protein MTASLPRPITDLFFKCMARLSRNLVPALLVMLLSAALPTDRLTYAQAPPAKRSLCQNPATGLTGHFGVQQSMAFAEQYLNLGRTSEAIPCLENAYSADREDPKIAYELSVAYLATRNSGAAREVVEDQLKIQESATFHSLLGTIDAQQGQFREATAQFQQATREDPSERNTFDFGTSLLRFQGNSAEQIFRYGISRFPDSVRMHMGLGYSLWIQGHTIEAVQEMCAAEQMDPDDPRPMEMLGDIEQIPSSVAERVTAQLAGLVKQHPDNGQLLFYYAMALSGVWSGQDSSHLNAVLPMIEHALALNPKLVKAYFYLAENEEQKGEKQKALQNYQRAAELNPNDERIAYRLAFAYKQAGDDAMFRKQLQKFRALHEKAADNASAAAVEELNAGNSAKEP; this is encoded by the coding sequence GTGACGGCCAGTCTGCCGCGACCGATTACTGATCTATTCTTCAAGTGCATGGCAAGGTTAAGTCGTAATCTAGTCCCGGCGCTTCTGGTTATGCTTCTGTCCGCAGCCCTACCGACGGATCGACTGACATATGCGCAAGCACCGCCAGCCAAACGTAGCCTGTGTCAAAATCCCGCCACCGGGTTAACCGGACACTTCGGCGTGCAGCAAAGCATGGCCTTCGCGGAGCAGTACCTCAATCTCGGCCGTACGAGTGAAGCGATTCCCTGCCTAGAGAATGCCTACTCGGCCGATCGCGAGGATCCGAAGATAGCCTATGAGCTTTCCGTCGCATACCTTGCAACGCGAAACAGCGGAGCAGCCCGTGAGGTTGTCGAAGACCAGCTAAAAATTCAGGAGAGCGCGACATTTCATAGTCTGCTAGGGACGATCGACGCGCAGCAAGGTCAATTTCGGGAAGCAACGGCACAATTTCAGCAGGCCACACGGGAGGACCCGAGCGAACGAAACACATTTGATTTTGGGACCTCCTTGCTCCGGTTTCAGGGGAACTCCGCAGAACAAATATTTCGTTACGGCATCTCGCGTTTTCCTGATTCGGTTCGCATGCATATGGGCCTCGGATATTCGCTATGGATTCAAGGCCACACCATCGAAGCAGTGCAGGAAATGTGCGCAGCGGAGCAAATGGATCCTGACGATCCGCGCCCGATGGAGATGCTGGGCGATATCGAGCAAATCCCATCTTCCGTGGCAGAGCGCGTCACAGCGCAGCTGGCTGGGCTGGTCAAACAGCATCCGGACAACGGACAACTGCTTTTCTATTATGCGATGGCGCTGTCCGGCGTATGGTCCGGGCAGGATTCGTCTCATCTGAATGCTGTCCTCCCCATGATCGAGCACGCTCTCGCTCTCAACCCGAAGCTTGTGAAAGCGTATTTTTATCTCGCAGAGAACGAAGAACAAAAGGGCGAAAAGCAGAAAGCATTGCAAAACTATCAGCGAGCTGCAGAGCTAAACCCTAACGACGAACGCATTGCTTACCGTTTGGCTTTTGCCTACAAACAGGCGGGTGACGATGCGATGTTTCGGAAGCAGTTGCAGAAATTCAGGGCGCTCCATGAAAAGGCCGCCGACAACGCAAGTGCGGCTGCGGTTGAAGAACTAAACGCCGGGAATTCAGCAAAGGAGCCATAA
- a CDS encoding carboxypeptidase-like regulatory domain-containing protein: MRPHANSIAASWLFFLALALLCIGLPTAARAQVDAGAVRGTVSDASKAVIPGAKVTLVNVGTGLTTSVVTAKDGAYTFSPVKVGSYKVTAEFSGFRTDVLHVTVNVQDQVRADFTLVPGEVTQQVQVTSVAPQLQTQDASVGATATHEQIENLPLNGRNYTFLAQLNAGVTSLNPTRGLDQTGSFVANGLTSVHNNYILDGIDNNNDTVDFLNGAAYVNLPPPDAIQEFKLQTSNFSAEFGRAGGAVVNASVKSGTNQFHGSLWEFLRNNDLDAHPLSEYFNSASNRPVVPYKWNQFGGSAGLPILKNKLFIFGDYEGMRIRQGDQTSATVPTPAEVTSKYTNFSDLFQSTSATATDALGRIMNVETILDPATTRQVTQGQVDPVSGLVAAQTGYVRDPFYTGGSIAGITNFTTLSSQLNQMPANRLDPNAIKLLQLYPAANQTTGANEFTSNYAVNQPEPDNRQHFDVRVDYNLGSRDQMFVRESYGRRIANIPSSINGLGANPGFGSGVFQDLSNNLAASETHEFSATLINEARFGYSHLYTSAEPPVASQSGIPTQFGIQGIPQGPGNGGLPNINVGGLTSLGPGGYASPNDRTSNTIQFTENLTKIWSGHSLKVGMEYQRLSFPWVCPPYSRGYFAFSGYSGIPNVTNGVGAADLMLTPIPSTVTNSSTGVKGVDYVGGPNNTQVSTIDAPNDLRSYYGAYVQDDWKATRKLTVNLGLRWEAFLAISEASGSQAGLIPSADQTTATYNILSQQKSVQLSNSFLSLLAKDNIPLKYVGGSSILAGQKANFAPRIGMAYQFTPKLVARASYGVFYGGFENIGGSPDPAENYPFYVYLSISRPDASHPMIYGDGNRATLEDGLNDAEPDPNNPAFNAEYLGPIAYQQNPKTPYTQEWNASVQYQLRANEAVTVAYVGNNSQHMLNGAYTNQPTEILPPGTNPQNYIQFPDLSRSLNYMVNNGSSYYHNFEVTYERRYSNGVQFLANYTRSVCKTDNRNILNIGEGAAARAYELPGWGPEKDYTYCGDDVPNIFHASGIYALPFGKGQHFASNASTPVDAVIGGWSVQGIYTLQDGFPFSIGCPVSTTADYGCYANLVAGQNIYSHTSNSLGTQFLNPAAFANPPVATSIGQSDTSPLGGTGMQAHGPDYDDIDLSLFKQFQTTERTHLEFRAEAFNALNHPNFAAGFRSLDFRNTQYFGVIDAIRGNSRELQLALKFHW; this comes from the coding sequence ATGAGGCCACACGCAAATTCGATCGCCGCAAGTTGGTTGTTCTTTCTTGCGCTCGCGCTGCTCTGCATCGGCTTGCCCACGGCTGCGCGTGCCCAGGTTGACGCCGGCGCGGTGCGCGGCACCGTTAGCGACGCTAGCAAAGCTGTCATTCCCGGAGCGAAAGTTACTCTCGTCAATGTTGGCACCGGTCTGACGACCTCAGTGGTCACCGCTAAGGACGGTGCCTACACCTTCAGCCCCGTAAAAGTCGGGTCATATAAGGTCACAGCGGAGTTTTCCGGCTTTCGCACTGACGTCCTGCACGTTACTGTCAACGTCCAGGACCAGGTTCGCGCTGATTTCACTCTCGTTCCCGGAGAGGTGACGCAGCAGGTGCAAGTGACATCAGTAGCGCCTCAACTGCAAACACAGGATGCGTCGGTGGGCGCAACAGCCACGCACGAGCAGATCGAAAATCTCCCCCTCAACGGGCGCAACTACACCTTCCTTGCCCAGTTGAACGCGGGAGTCACCAGCCTCAACCCGACCCGCGGTCTTGATCAGACCGGAAGCTTTGTGGCCAACGGCCTTACGTCGGTTCACAACAACTACATCCTTGACGGTATCGACAACAATAACGACACAGTCGACTTCCTTAACGGGGCAGCGTACGTGAATTTGCCGCCTCCTGATGCAATTCAGGAGTTCAAGCTGCAGACCAGCAACTTCAGTGCAGAGTTCGGCAGGGCCGGCGGCGCTGTCGTCAACGCCTCCGTCAAGTCCGGTACGAACCAGTTCCACGGCTCGCTTTGGGAGTTCTTGCGCAACAACGACTTGGACGCGCATCCGTTGAGCGAATACTTCAACTCCGCCAGCAATCGGCCCGTGGTCCCTTACAAATGGAACCAGTTTGGCGGGTCGGCCGGCCTCCCCATTCTGAAGAACAAACTCTTTATCTTTGGCGACTATGAAGGCATGAGGATCCGCCAGGGAGACCAGACCTCAGCGACTGTGCCGACCCCAGCTGAAGTAACGAGCAAATACACCAACTTCAGCGACCTCTTTCAGTCGACTTCGGCAACCGCGACCGATGCTCTGGGCCGCATCATGAACGTTGAAACTATTCTTGATCCGGCAACGACGCGCCAGGTTACGCAGGGGCAGGTGGATCCGGTTTCGGGGCTGGTTGCCGCGCAAACCGGCTACGTGCGTGACCCTTTTTATACCGGGGGTAGCATCGCGGGAATTACGAACTTTACAACGTTGAGTTCTCAGTTGAACCAAATGCCCGCGAACCGTCTCGACCCGAACGCTATTAAGCTGCTGCAGCTTTATCCGGCGGCCAATCAAACCACCGGCGCCAATGAATTCACCAGCAACTACGCGGTTAACCAGCCCGAGCCCGATAACCGCCAGCACTTCGACGTGCGCGTGGATTACAACCTCGGCAGCAGAGACCAGATGTTCGTGCGCGAGAGCTACGGCCGCAGAATCGCGAACATTCCATCTTCGATCAATGGTCTCGGAGCCAACCCAGGCTTCGGTTCAGGTGTCTTTCAGGATTTGTCGAACAACCTTGCAGCGAGTGAGACGCACGAATTTTCAGCAACGCTGATAAATGAGGCCCGCTTCGGCTACAGCCATCTGTATACCTCGGCGGAGCCTCCAGTTGCGAGTCAAAGCGGAATTCCGACGCAGTTCGGCATTCAGGGAATTCCTCAAGGTCCTGGAAATGGCGGTCTCCCGAACATCAACGTCGGCGGTTTGACCTCTTTGGGCCCAGGCGGCTACGCGAGCCCGAACGACCGAACCAGCAATACCATTCAGTTCACAGAAAACCTGACGAAAATATGGAGCGGGCACAGTCTGAAAGTGGGCATGGAATACCAGCGACTGAGCTTCCCCTGGGTATGCCCACCGTATTCGCGCGGTTACTTCGCGTTTTCCGGTTATTCCGGCATCCCTAATGTGACCAACGGCGTCGGGGCGGCGGACTTGATGCTGACACCTATCCCATCAACCGTCACGAATAGCTCCACGGGCGTTAAGGGCGTGGACTATGTTGGGGGACCAAACAATACTCAGGTCTCTACGATCGATGCACCGAATGATCTTCGCAGCTATTACGGAGCGTATGTTCAGGATGATTGGAAAGCTACGCGGAAACTCACCGTCAATCTCGGCCTTCGTTGGGAGGCGTTTTTGGCCATTTCAGAAGCGAGCGGTTCGCAGGCCGGCCTGATTCCGTCGGCGGATCAGACGACCGCCACGTACAACATCCTCTCGCAACAGAAGAGCGTTCAGCTGTCCAACTCCTTCCTCTCGCTGCTGGCCAAAGACAATATCCCCCTGAAATATGTTGGAGGATCGAGCATCCTGGCAGGCCAAAAGGCAAACTTTGCGCCGCGAATCGGTATGGCTTATCAGTTCACGCCGAAGCTCGTCGCCCGGGCAAGTTACGGCGTGTTTTACGGAGGATTTGAAAACATCGGCGGCTCCCCTGACCCGGCCGAGAACTACCCCTTCTACGTTTATCTCAGCATATCGAGGCCAGACGCCTCACACCCCATGATCTATGGAGACGGAAACAGGGCAACGCTCGAAGACGGTCTGAACGATGCTGAACCCGATCCCAACAATCCAGCTTTCAATGCCGAATACCTCGGCCCGATTGCATATCAGCAGAATCCGAAGACTCCTTATACCCAGGAATGGAATGCGTCGGTGCAGTATCAACTCAGAGCCAACGAGGCGGTGACTGTTGCCTACGTCGGCAATAACAGCCAGCACATGCTCAATGGCGCGTATACCAACCAGCCAACAGAGATCCTGCCGCCGGGAACCAATCCACAGAATTACATTCAGTTCCCGGATCTTTCGCGCAGCCTCAATTACATGGTTAACAACGGCTCCTCTTACTATCACAACTTCGAAGTAACCTACGAGCGCAGGTACAGCAATGGAGTGCAATTCCTGGCGAACTATACGCGCTCAGTCTGCAAGACCGACAATCGCAACATCCTGAACATAGGCGAGGGAGCGGCTGCCCGCGCCTATGAGTTGCCCGGCTGGGGTCCGGAAAAGGACTACACCTATTGCGGAGACGATGTTCCTAACATCTTCCACGCCAGCGGCATCTATGCCCTTCCGTTCGGAAAGGGCCAGCATTTCGCTTCAAATGCATCCACGCCGGTAGATGCCGTGATCGGAGGCTGGAGCGTGCAGGGAATTTATACCCTTCAGGATGGATTCCCATTCTCGATCGGTTGCCCGGTGAGCACCACCGCCGACTACGGATGCTATGCCAACCTGGTTGCGGGACAGAACATCTACAGCCACACAAGCAATTCTTTAGGAACGCAGTTCCTGAATCCGGCAGCTTTCGCCAATCCGCCTGTGGCCACGAGTATCGGCCAGTCCGATACATCGCCACTCGGCGGCACCGGGATGCAGGCGCACGGCCCGGATTATGACGACATTGACCTGTCGTTATTCAAACAATTCCAGACCACAGAGCGTACGCATCTGGAATTCCGTGCGGAGGCTTTCAACGCTCTCAATCACCCGAACTTCGCGGCAGGTTTCCGCTCGCTTGACTTCAGAAATACACAATACTTTGGAGTCATCGATGCAATCCGCGGAAATTCTCGCGAACTGCAGTTGGCATTGAAGTTCCACTGGTAG